The sequence ACGGAGCTGGACGGCGCGGCGTGGGAGCGGGCGCTCGTGGAGCGCTCCGCGGGGACGGTGCTCTCCCTCGTTCGCCGCCACCTCCCCACTCGGCTGGCGGACACGCTGGTGACCGAGGCGGGAGTGGACGCTGGGCGCACTCTAGCCCAGCTCCGGCGGGACGAGCGCGCGAGGCTGGTGGAGCTGCTCGCACGCTACCCGCTCCCCTGGACGGGGGACGAAGGATACAAGAAGGCCGAGGTCACGGGGGGCGGCGTCCCCCTTTCGGAGGTGGACCCGCGCACGCTGGAGAGCCGGGTGGTGCCGGGGCTCTTCCTCTGTGGTGAGGTGCTGGACGCCTTCGGGCCCATCGGCGGCTTCAACTTCCTCTGGGCGTGGTCCACCGGCCGGCTGGCCGGGAGGGGCGCGGCCCGGCTGGCGAACGGAGACGGAGAGGGCGGATGACGGACGACGAGATGGACGGACTGCTCGAGGGATTCCCGGTGGTGGTCGACATCCCCGTGCACTGGGGGGAGATGGACTACTTCCGCCACGTGAACAACACGGTGTTCTTCCGCTACTTCGAGAGCGCGCGGATCGCCTACCTGGACCGGATCGGCTTCCGGGCGGAGCGGGCGGAGGCCGGGATGGGGCCGATTCTGGCCTCGACGCACGCGCGCTTCCGGCGGCCGCTGACCTACCCGGACACGGTGCGGGTGGGGGCGCGGACCACGGAGGTGGGGGAGGACCGCTTCACCATGGAGTACCGCCTGGTGAGCACCGAGCAGCGCGCCGTGGCAGCCGAGGGGGGCGGCGTGCTGGTGTCGTTCGACTACGCCGCCGGGCGGAAGGCGCCCCTCCCGGAGGGGGTGCGCACGGCGATCAGGCGGCTGGAGGCGACGCGCCCCCCGGGGGCAGCGTCGCTCGACTCCTGACGCCGCTCCGGGCACGCCGGTTGCGTTCACTTCACATCTAAAGAATTCCAAAGGGGCGCCTTCCATGAAGGAACGAGAGGAGCGGGACGTCCCGCTGCCCACGCGCTTCTGGGTAGCGCTCGCGCGGAGCTACCGGGTCGTGTTCCGGCGGCACGCGCGCGCGCTCGCCCCGCTGGGGATCACCGTCTCGCAGTTCGACCTGCTGGCGACGCTCCACCGCGGCCCGGACGAGGGGCTGCGCATGGGGGAGCTCAGCACCCGGCTGCTGGTGACGGAGGGCAACGTCACCGGGCTGGTGGACCGGCTGGAGGCGGGTGGGATGGTGGAGCGCCGGGCCGACCCCGCCGACCGGCGGGCCCACCGGGTGCGCCTGACGCTGCAGGGGCGCCTCCTGGCGGAGCAGGCGGTGCCGGTGGTGGAGGCGGAGCTGGAGCGCGCCTTCGCCGGGCTGGATGCCGAAGAGATGCGGAAAGCACAGCACCTGCTGCGGCGCGCCCGGCGCGCGGCGGCGGACCCGGAGAGATAGCGCTCCCCCGGGGGAGCACGGCGGGAGCGCCTGCCGCAATTCATCACGTCTGGATGGAGAG comes from Longimicrobiaceae bacterium and encodes:
- a CDS encoding MarR family transcriptional regulator; translation: MKEREERDVPLPTRFWVALARSYRVVFRRHARALAPLGITVSQFDLLATLHRGPDEGLRMGELSTRLLVTEGNVTGLVDRLEAGGMVERRADPADRRAHRVRLTLQGRLLAEQAVPVVEAELERAFAGLDAEEMRKAQHLLRRARRAAADPER
- a CDS encoding thioesterase family protein, translating into MTDDEMDGLLEGFPVVVDIPVHWGEMDYFRHVNNTVFFRYFESARIAYLDRIGFRAERAEAGMGPILASTHARFRRPLTYPDTVRVGARTTEVGEDRFTMEYRLVSTEQRAVAAEGGGVLVSFDYAAGRKAPLPEGVRTAIRRLEATRPPGAASLDS